In one Pseudomonas sp. 31-12 genomic region, the following are encoded:
- a CDS encoding polysaccharide pyruvyl transferase family protein: MNVTILHGYSASNSGDGLLVDLAIALVLRNFGADTLINVVASDPKSFSYLPYKRYDAPVMAAKGLGRVKEAVFLKQSYAPLADLLSTTDLIVGVGGGYMRSKSAFEHIKLKLGHAKQLETAILSKVPSVYLPQSIGPFHGESSAIVKHYASADAVFVRDNRSSAIFEANENVYRAPDLAVQALAKKMLMQPKFTRCASSPAVVCVVLRKPPEWSKEKKVAYVANLKLLLKRLRAKSKVVCAVQSAVRGNDDGAFYRELGITEDLLPLKATLAKYQPDLVISVRLHGAIESLLAGVPAFHISYERKGFGAYQDMGVEDWVINGGDINVDTIIDTVYAPNALSRFGKKLTDTCKEIEAKTELMDTIIKGIVR, from the coding sequence ATGAACGTAACTATTTTGCATGGCTACAGTGCATCCAATTCAGGTGACGGCCTTCTCGTGGATTTGGCTATCGCCCTGGTGCTGCGAAACTTTGGTGCTGACACGTTAATCAACGTCGTTGCGTCCGACCCCAAATCATTCAGTTATCTTCCGTATAAGCGGTATGACGCGCCGGTCATGGCGGCTAAAGGGCTGGGGCGCGTAAAAGAAGCGGTGTTCCTTAAACAGTCTTACGCGCCGCTCGCTGACCTCTTGAGCACTACCGATCTGATTGTCGGGGTGGGCGGCGGGTACATGCGGTCAAAAAGCGCCTTTGAACACATCAAGCTGAAACTGGGTCATGCCAAACAACTCGAAACGGCGATCTTGAGCAAGGTGCCGTCGGTTTACCTGCCGCAAAGTATTGGCCCGTTCCACGGTGAGAGCAGTGCCATCGTAAAACACTACGCCAGCGCCGATGCGGTGTTTGTCCGTGACAACAGGTCTTCGGCCATTTTCGAAGCCAATGAAAATGTCTATCGAGCGCCAGACCTGGCGGTCCAGGCGTTGGCGAAAAAGATGTTGATGCAACCCAAGTTCACTCGATGTGCGTCATCGCCTGCCGTGGTTTGCGTGGTTTTACGCAAACCGCCGGAATGGAGCAAAGAGAAGAAAGTTGCCTATGTTGCCAACCTGAAGCTTCTGTTGAAGCGACTAAGGGCGAAGAGCAAAGTGGTCTGCGCTGTCCAGAGCGCCGTCCGTGGCAACGATGACGGGGCGTTCTACCGGGAACTCGGTATTACCGAGGACCTCCTGCCCCTGAAGGCGACACTGGCCAAGTATCAGCCTGATCTGGTCATTTCCGTGAGGCTGCACGGAGCCATTGAATCGCTCCTCGCCGGCGTGCCTGCGTTCCATATCAGCTATGAACGAAAAGGCTTTGGCGCCTATCAGGATATGGGCGTGGAAGACTGGGTGATCAACGGTGGAGATATCAATGTCGACACCATTATCGACACTGTTTACGCGCCAAACGCCTTGTCCCGATTCGGTAAGAAGCTGACGGATACCTGCAAAGAAATCGAAGCCAAAACGGAGCTGATGGACACTATCATCAAAGGGATTGTTCGATGA
- a CDS encoding phosphoribosylaminoimidazole carboxylase, whose translation MIFRLLLRGGALGAKFLLVLAITHYLGYDALGFYGVVVAASLIASKFYSVGFSSEINRLISVGGSTRLVVDKVLILYLAVGLLLSVVTVALYSLFSDVEASAALIACVTLLLLTEHLSFEINSFVFSAQKANWGALLFFIKTGLWALVAVGGLMAGVVSTIASVLWLWVATNLMVIVAGYLIVVNVHKGRDISAVTTVSVWRAGLPFYLGGGLIALSQYAERFLILDLEPYASLGKYVYSWSAANTLQALSYAVVAVVGIPVLAKRYKDNQQALTVRQLFVNQWVLRSLIVSCAVAVLIYAFFNILLDYVAAAVPRPDNRILAILIFSFALRAVGDIVWGGLIASRNSRVSLASAAICLLISLPVSYVLIKHYSIYGAAWGNVFSITVQLAVIALLTRFARAKGSL comes from the coding sequence ATGATATTTCGGTTGTTGCTACGGGGAGGGGCATTAGGCGCGAAGTTTTTGCTGGTGTTGGCCATCACTCATTACCTGGGTTATGACGCATTGGGTTTCTACGGTGTGGTGGTCGCTGCCTCTTTGATCGCCTCCAAGTTTTACAGCGTCGGCTTCAGCTCTGAAATCAATCGGCTGATCAGCGTGGGAGGCAGTACAAGGCTCGTCGTTGATAAGGTGCTGATTCTGTACCTGGCCGTTGGTTTGTTGTTATCGGTGGTCACGGTCGCACTCTATTCACTGTTCAGCGATGTTGAGGCGAGTGCCGCGTTGATCGCGTGCGTCACGCTGTTGCTGCTCACCGAGCATCTTTCCTTCGAAATAAACTCGTTTGTCTTTTCCGCACAAAAAGCCAACTGGGGCGCGTTGTTGTTTTTCATCAAGACCGGCCTCTGGGCGCTCGTTGCCGTGGGCGGACTCATGGCGGGCGTGGTGTCCACCATCGCCAGTGTGCTTTGGTTATGGGTGGCGACCAACCTTATGGTGATCGTGGCCGGTTACTTGATTGTGGTTAACGTTCACAAGGGGCGGGACATCAGTGCCGTCACCACGGTTTCGGTGTGGCGGGCAGGGCTGCCCTTTTATCTGGGCGGTGGGCTGATCGCATTAAGTCAGTACGCTGAACGTTTTCTGATTCTGGACTTGGAACCGTATGCCAGCCTCGGCAAGTACGTGTATTCCTGGTCCGCCGCCAATACGTTGCAAGCGCTGTCCTACGCGGTTGTCGCAGTCGTGGGCATTCCCGTGCTCGCCAAGCGTTATAAAGACAACCAGCAGGCGCTGACGGTCCGGCAGTTATTCGTCAATCAATGGGTGCTGCGTTCACTCATTGTTTCCTGCGCGGTGGCTGTGCTGATTTATGCCTTCTTTAACATCCTGCTCGATTACGTGGCCGCGGCAGTTCCGCGTCCGGATAACCGGATTTTAGCGATTCTGATTTTCTCTTTTGCCCTGCGCGCCGTCGGCGACATCGTATGGGGGGGGCTTATCGCCTCCAGGAACAGTCGGGTTTCATTAGCGAGTGCGGCGATCTGCCTGCTGATTTCGTTGCCTGTCAGTTATGTGCTCATCAAGCACTATTCAATTTATGGCGCGGCGTGGGGCAATGTCTTTTCAATTACGGTGCAACTGGCCGTTATTGCGTTGCTGACCAGGTTTGCCCGGGCGAAGGGGAGCTTGTAA
- a CDS encoding acyltransferase family protein — translation MQSKKKSLEIETLRGLACLLLVLYHVIGPLGGGLKIDLGSPFRILADSMVYVRMPLFTFISGYIYSIYKIRGNDFSAYCVGKVRRLIVPLFFVGIPFSVLQVVGPGVNKDLGLIDALLSFYVPVNHFWFLQAVFIIFMFVGFLQWRGLLQTATRLYLLFLFSAVVFLLPLFPVDAFGINGAVYLLPFFVTGMICHEKVSVLKQSLKVTGPVVFVLISVALLYIAAVDRELIVDRRSLVGLLVGCTSCVALLSSDMRSKALIWLGGYSYAIFLFHVLFAASSRFALGRLGVTDESVLVVGGVLCGLLGPVVLSTIFSRFAMTSVLFLGERSSSKKIPVSGLKVSQS, via the coding sequence ATGCAAAGCAAGAAAAAATCGTTGGAAATAGAAACGCTCAGGGGCCTGGCGTGCCTGTTGCTGGTGCTCTATCACGTGATAGGTCCGCTGGGTGGCGGACTGAAAATAGACCTGGGCTCGCCATTTCGGATTCTCGCGGATTCGATGGTGTACGTCAGGATGCCGCTGTTCACCTTTATCTCGGGCTATATCTATTCGATTTACAAAATCCGGGGCAATGACTTCTCCGCTTACTGCGTTGGCAAGGTGAGACGGTTGATCGTGCCTTTGTTTTTTGTCGGTATCCCTTTCTCGGTGCTGCAGGTTGTCGGGCCAGGTGTGAACAAGGACCTCGGTTTAATAGACGCCTTGTTGTCGTTCTACGTGCCGGTTAACCATTTCTGGTTTTTGCAGGCGGTTTTTATCATCTTTATGTTTGTCGGGTTTTTACAGTGGCGCGGTCTGTTGCAGACGGCGACGCGGCTGTACCTGCTGTTTTTGTTCTCGGCGGTGGTGTTCTTGCTGCCGTTGTTTCCGGTCGATGCGTTTGGCATCAATGGCGCTGTCTATTTGCTGCCGTTCTTCGTGACGGGGATGATTTGCCACGAAAAGGTCAGTGTTTTAAAGCAGTCACTCAAAGTGACCGGGCCGGTCGTGTTCGTCTTGATATCGGTTGCGCTGCTTTATATCGCCGCGGTGGATCGCGAACTCATTGTCGATCGCCGAAGTCTTGTCGGTTTGCTCGTTGGCTGTACGTCCTGTGTCGCGCTACTGTCGAGTGACATGCGCTCCAAAGCACTGATCTGGCTCGGCGGATATTCTTACGCCATCTTCCTCTTTCACGTGTTGTTTGCCGCCAGTTCACGGTTCGCCTTGGGGCGTTTGGGCGTTACGGACGAAAGCGTTCTGGTCGTCGGCGGTGTGTTGTGCGGGTTGTTGGGGCCGGTGGTGCTGTCGACTATTTTCAGCCGTTTTGCCATGACTTCAGTTCTGTTTTTGGGCGAACGTTCAAGCAGCAAAAAGATTCCAGTGTCAGGGCTCAAGGTGTCTCAATCCTGA
- a CDS encoding SGNH/GDSL hydrolase family protein, with protein MDYVEDVRPVSAPVIEVSRPRERLAAMAKGKAGEVLAISVIGDSYSAGQDFYLNDLTQHLAKDFGFAGPGYVGFNHGAALGGSNFKYTRSSKKHFGGDWDVSSLGQASPDSRTVSGQPGAYLEVDSNETAVINTSIAQAKLLYLGDGKTSEMRYRWSPSDDWHPLTMTGSGVQEVQLSVPAKAEWALRLEVVKGAPTLFGLWLANNRGGVRVSKLAASGAASGDFYKSDRQWQTQWKAVVSKIPADVYLIMLGGNDQGFGVKPKDYLENMKGLVRMIREVHPAASINVILRQDTTRSSAYPMTEYAQVLEPWARSQNIAYSSLQCTFGPDFKRYANDGPTPMIGPDKIHPIPGAGGRLISDYVYRLIVGGVSECDSALK; from the coding sequence ATGGACTATGTCGAAGATGTACGACCCGTTTCGGCTCCGGTGATCGAAGTGAGCCGTCCACGCGAACGGCTTGCCGCAATGGCCAAGGGTAAAGCGGGGGAGGTACTGGCCATCTCGGTGATCGGCGACAGCTACAGCGCCGGGCAGGACTTTTACTTGAATGATCTCACTCAACACCTGGCGAAAGATTTCGGTTTCGCCGGACCCGGTTATGTCGGGTTCAATCACGGCGCCGCACTCGGTGGCTCGAATTTCAAATACACCCGCAGCAGCAAGAAGCACTTCGGTGGGGATTGGGACGTTTCCAGTCTTGGCCAGGCAAGTCCGGACAGCCGCACCGTTTCCGGGCAACCGGGTGCTTATCTAGAAGTGGATTCCAACGAAACGGCGGTCATCAATACCTCCATCGCCCAAGCCAAATTGCTGTATCTGGGCGATGGCAAAACCAGTGAGATGCGCTACCGGTGGTCACCTTCGGACGACTGGCATCCTTTGACGATGACGGGGTCAGGGGTTCAGGAAGTGCAACTAAGCGTTCCCGCCAAGGCTGAATGGGCGCTAAGGCTCGAAGTGGTGAAAGGTGCGCCGACGTTGTTTGGTCTGTGGCTGGCTAATAATCGTGGCGGCGTCAGGGTCTCCAAACTCGCCGCTTCCGGTGCCGCCTCAGGTGACTTTTATAAAAGCGATCGCCAATGGCAGACCCAATGGAAGGCCGTCGTTTCGAAGATACCGGCGGACGTTTACCTGATCATGTTAGGCGGTAATGACCAGGGATTTGGCGTAAAGCCCAAGGACTACCTGGAGAACATGAAAGGGTTGGTACGGATGATTCGTGAAGTTCATCCGGCGGCGAGCATCAACGTGATCCTGCGTCAGGACACGACACGCTCCAGTGCCTATCCGATGACGGAGTACGCCCAGGTGCTTGAACCCTGGGCGCGTTCGCAAAACATCGCGTATTCGAGTTTGCAGTGCACGTTCGGACCCGACTTCAAACGCTACGCCAATGACGGGCCGACCCCCATGATTGGCCCGGACAAAATACACCCGATCCCGGGGGCGGGCGGCCGGCTTATCTCCGATTACGTGTATCGCTTGATTGTCGGTGGAGTCAGTGAATGCGATTCTGCGTTGAAGTAA
- a CDS encoding mannose-1-phosphate guanylyltransferase, which produces MTTAKRSADIEHKASNFGVMAWLSKNPSLSSTSAAWFGTPLLVERIGVFPSSGDIHRPVSNPFALLDHLKSLYAHQALDMDDRDGLKVILNDWRFRVRVRYSDPAIVINVETRRDPDLMPVKTAELLSHLEHFER; this is translated from the coding sequence ATGACCACTGCAAAACGCTCGGCAGACATCGAACACAAAGCGAGCAACTTCGGGGTGATGGCCTGGCTGTCAAAAAACCCGTCGTTATCTTCCACCTCGGCTGCCTGGTTTGGTACACCCTTACTGGTTGAGCGCATCGGGGTGTTCCCCTCTTCGGGCGATATCCATCGCCCGGTCAGCAATCCCTTTGCGCTCTTGGACCACCTGAAAAGTCTGTACGCGCACCAGGCTCTGGATATGGATGATCGCGACGGACTCAAAGTGATTCTCAACGATTGGCGATTCCGGGTTCGCGTCCGTTACAGCGACCCGGCAATCGTTATCAATGTTGAAACCCGACGTGATCCTGACTTGATGCCAGTGAAGACCGCAGAGCTGCTGAGCCATCTGGAACACTTTGAACGGTGA
- the galU gene encoding UTP--glucose-1-phosphate uridylyltransferase GalU, whose product MIRKCLFPAAGYGTRFLPATKAMPKEMLPIVNKPLIQYAVEEARDAGLQHMAIVTGRGKRALEDHFDISYELEHQIRGTEKEKFLAGTRELIETCTFAYTRQVEMKGLGHAILSGRPLIGDEPFAVVLADDLCLNLQGDGVLAQMIKLYKKFRCSIVAIQEVPRDQTHKYGVIAGELISEGIYRVNSMVEKPAPEDAPSNLAIIGRYILTPDIFDLIADTQPGKGGEIQITDALMKQAQNGCVLAYKFEGMRFDCGGAEGYIDATNFCYEQLYLNGL is encoded by the coding sequence ATGATTCGTAAATGCTTGTTCCCTGCCGCCGGTTATGGCACGCGTTTCTTGCCTGCTACTAAAGCAATGCCGAAGGAAATGCTGCCGATCGTCAACAAGCCTTTAATCCAGTACGCCGTTGAAGAAGCACGGGACGCCGGTCTGCAACACATGGCGATTGTGACCGGCCGGGGCAAACGTGCGCTGGAAGACCATTTCGATATCAGCTATGAACTGGAACACCAGATTCGCGGCACCGAGAAGGAAAAGTTTCTGGCCGGCACGCGGGAGCTGATTGAAACCTGCACGTTCGCCTACACCCGCCAGGTCGAAATGAAGGGCCTGGGGCATGCGATTCTCAGCGGTCGCCCCTTGATCGGCGACGAACCTTTTGCCGTGGTGCTGGCGGATGACTTGTGCCTGAACCTGCAAGGTGACGGCGTACTGGCGCAGATGATCAAGCTCTACAAAAAATTCCGCTGCTCGATCGTGGCCATTCAAGAAGTCCCACGGGATCAGACGCACAAATACGGCGTGATCGCCGGCGAGCTGATTTCCGAAGGCATCTACCGGGTCAACAGCATGGTCGAGAAGCCGGCGCCCGAAGACGCACCGTCCAACCTGGCAATCATTGGCCGTTACATTCTGACCCCGGATATTTTTGATCTGATCGCCGACACCCAACCAGGCAAGGGCGGTGAAATCCAGATCACCGACGCGCTGATGAAGCAGGCGCAAAATGGCTGCGTACTGGCCTACAAGTTCGAAGGAATGCGCTTTGATTGCGGTGGTGCAGAAGGCTATATCGACGCCACCAACTTTTGCTACGAGCAGCTGTATCTCAACGGTCTTTAA
- the galE gene encoding UDP-glucose 4-epimerase GalE has translation MKILVTGGTGYIGSHTTLALLEAGFDVVVLDNLCNSSDASLHAIEAICGKTPLMIRGDVCDRALLDRIFQEHCIDAVLHFAGLKAVGESVRKPLEYYEANVCGSITLCQAMSAAGVFRLVFSSSATVYGAPEQMPIHEDFPTGTPTNPYGQSKLFIENVLQDLCAAEPRWSIALLRYFNPIGAHASGHMGEDPNGIPNNLVPYISQVAVGSLQELSIFGDDYPTVDGTGVRDYIHVVDLADGHLKALQSISSCTGINIWNLGTGDGYSVLEVLRAFEQASGRPVPYRVMPRRSGDVAECWADPSKAAKELGWKATRSLQEMMADTWRWQSNHPRGYID, from the coding sequence ATGAAGATTCTGGTAACGGGTGGAACCGGTTATATCGGTTCTCACACCACACTTGCGCTGCTTGAGGCGGGCTTCGACGTGGTTGTGCTGGACAACCTTTGCAACAGCTCTGACGCGTCGCTGCACGCCATTGAAGCCATCTGCGGCAAAACCCCGTTGATGATTCGCGGGGATGTGTGCGACCGGGCATTGCTGGACCGGATTTTTCAGGAGCACTGCATCGATGCTGTCCTGCATTTTGCCGGGCTCAAAGCCGTAGGCGAGAGCGTGCGCAAGCCGCTTGAGTATTACGAAGCCAACGTCTGCGGGAGCATTACGCTGTGCCAGGCGATGTCCGCGGCCGGTGTATTCCGCTTGGTGTTCAGTTCATCGGCGACGGTGTACGGCGCGCCGGAGCAGATGCCAATTCACGAAGATTTTCCTACAGGCACGCCGACCAATCCTTACGGGCAATCCAAGCTGTTCATCGAAAACGTGCTGCAGGATCTGTGTGCGGCAGAGCCGCGCTGGAGCATTGCGCTGCTGCGCTATTTCAACCCGATCGGCGCACACGCCAGCGGCCATATGGGCGAAGACCCCAACGGGATTCCCAATAATCTGGTGCCTTACATCAGCCAGGTTGCCGTCGGCAGCCTGCAGGAACTGTCGATATTCGGTGACGATTACCCCACCGTCGATGGCACCGGCGTGCGCGACTACATCCACGTGGTGGATCTGGCGGACGGGCACCTCAAGGCATTGCAGTCGATCTCGTCGTGCACCGGCATCAATATCTGGAACCTGGGCACGGGCGACGGTTACAGCGTTCTCGAGGTCCTGCGGGCATTCGAGCAGGCTTCGGGGCGGCCAGTGCCTTATCGCGTGATGCCGCGACGTTCCGGCGATGTCGCCGAGTGTTGGGCCGATCCTTCCAAAGCGGCAAAGGAGCTTGGCTGGAAGGCCACGCGGAGTTTGCAGGAGATGATGGCGGACACCTGGCGTTGGCAATCGAACCATCCCAGGGGCTACATCGACTAA